The DNA region AAGGAACTTAATCCTTCCTCACCATTCAGGAGAATACGGGTTTGTTTCTGGATGTAAGGGAACTTTATCCTTCCTCACGTCTCAGGAGAATACAGGTTTGTTTCTGGATGTAAGGGAACTTTATCCTTCCTCACGTCTCAGGAGAATACAGGTTTGTTTCTGGATGTAAGGGAACTTTATCCTTCCTCACGTCTCAGGAGAATACAGGTTTGTTTCTGGATGTAAGGGAGCTTTATCCTTCCTCACCATACAGGAGAATACGGGTTTGTTTCTGGATGTAAGGGAACTTTATCCTTCCTCACGTCTCAGGAGAATACAGGTTTGTTTCTGGATGTAAGGGAACTTTATCCTTCCTCACGTCTCAGGAGAATACAGGTTTGTTTCTGGATGTAAGGGAACTTTATCCTTCCTCACGTCTCAGGAGAATACAGGTTTGTTTCTGGATGTAAGGGAACTTTATCCTTCCTCACGTCTCAGGAGAATACAGGTTTGTTTCTGGATGTAAGGGAACTTTATCCTTCCTCACGTCTCAGGAGAATACAGGTTTGTTTCTGGATGTAAGGGAACTTTATCCTTCCTCACGTCTCAGGAGAATACAGGTTTGTTTCTGGATGTAAGGGAACTGTATCTTTCCTCACCACTCAAGAGAATACGGGTTTGTTTCTGGATGTAAGGGACCTCTATCCTTCCTCACCTCTCAAGATAATAAATACTCTACCGGTcagaagttttagaacacctactcattcaagggtttttctttatttttactattttctacattgtagaataatagtgaagacatcagaactatgaaataacacatatggagtcatgtagtaactgaaaaagtgttaaacaaatcaaaatatattttatatttgagattattcaaatagccaccctttgccttgatgacagctttccacactcttggcattctctcaaccagcttcatctcaagacatcagtcaggaagttaaagcttggtcgcaaatgggtcttccaaatggacaatgaccccaagcatacttccaaagttgtgccaaaatggcttaaggacaacaaagtcaaggtattggagtggccatcacaaagccctgacctcaatcctatagaacatttgtgggcagaactgaaaaagcgtgtgcgagcaaggaggcctacaaacctgcctcagttacaccagctctgtctggaggaataggccagaattcacccaatttattgtgggaagcttgtggaaggctacccgaaatgtttgacccaagttaaacaatttaaaggcaacccactgggaatgtgatgaaagaaataaaagctaaaataaataattctctctgctattattctgacatttcacattcttaaaataaagtggtgatcctaactgacctaaaacaggggatttttactaggattaaatgtcaggaattgtgaaaaactgagtttagatgtatttggttaaggtgtatgtagacttccgacttcaactgtatcccctcatcagtctctgtataattattccctctgctcccccaagtctttgtgtgttattgttccatgtggaggtgtcgctagctcgtgttgagcattatgttacttttatcgccgggatattcacccgtgtattttgttttcccagtacgcatttaagtcgcactgtatttggtttacgcattgctgcggactgctgtattggccaaatACACCATATTCTttgattcacacctcctgcgcctgactccgtcctacacACCTTgttacagaataacacacccaaacagcatggagtcagcaggagcagggaatatgcctggagtcttACTGCTACTAAGAGTAGATCATGTCTTACTGCTACTGTAGAAGAGTAGATCATGTCTTACTGCTACTGTAGAAGAGTAGATCATGTTTTACTGCTACTGTAGAAGAGTAGATCATGTTTTACTGCTACTGTAGAAGAGTAGATCATGTTTTACTGCTACTGTAGAAGAGTAGATCATGTTTTACTGCTACTGTAGAAGAGTAGATCATGTTTTACTGCTACTGTAGAAGAGTAGATCATGTTTTACTGCTACTGTAGAAGAGTAGATCATGTGAGAGTACACAACTCCTAGTTTTCCCTACAAAGGCACAAACACTTGCACACATTGAAAGGAGAGTAGTCTTGAGTTGCCACACTTCCAAGTATAATTTTCTGATCGAACGTGAGAAAATCGTAAATCGAGGTTCATAGGAGATAAACTAGGAAGTCATAGATTATTGAGCAGAGTTATTATGGGAAGTTCCTATAAATGAAATCTGCCATTTTAACGCAACATATAAATGCATATCTGCATACAATATCTAACAGTATTCTAGAATTGCCCTGTAACTGGTCTGTAATGACCCAGTTGCTGTGATAATCTCCTCCTGGTTCGTTGTTGAATTACAGGACTTCCCCATCATGTTCATCCATCACCTAGCAACAGTGAGCCTGATCAGTTTCTCCTACGCTAACAACATGCTGCGTGTCGGGAGCCTGGTGATGTGTgccctttctagggagtttttcctagccaccgtgcttctacacctgcattactagctgtttggggttttaggctgggtttctgtacagcacttcgagatattagctgatgtaagaagggctatataaaataaaattgattgattgattgtccaCGATGCATCAGACTTCCTACTGGAGGTGAGTGGGTATGgacggacggacacacacacacaggcctcttccatcaatcctattagccaatctttaatcattggaaaataaattagattacctacgattacgcttatcctaccaacgggacattaaaaactgtaatatcttatgtttctacgattacgcttatcctaccaacgggacattaaaaactgtaatattatgtggtcctctgtagctcagctggtagagcacggcgcttgtaacgccaaggtagtgggttcgatccccgggaccacccatacacaaaaatgtatgcacgcatgactgtaagtcgctttggataaaagcgtctgctaaatggcatattattattattattattattatttatcttatgtttcaccgagtcgtggctgaatgacgacatggacaacatacagctagcgggctatacgctacatcggcaggatagaacggctgactccggtaagacaaggggtggcggtctgtgtatatttggaaacaacagctggtgcacaaaatcaaatactaaggaagtctcgaggttttgctcgcctgaggtagagtaccttatgataagctgtagaccacactatttaccaagagagttttcatctatatttttcatagctgtctatttaccaccacaaaccaatgctggcattaagattgcactcaatgagctgtataaggccataactaaacaggaaaacgctcatccagaggcagcgctcctagtggccggggactttaatgcagggaaacttaaatccgttctacctaatttctacccgcatgttaaatatgcaaccagaggaaaaaaactctagaccacctttactccacacacagagacgcatacaaagctctccctcgccctccatttggcaaatctgaccataactctatcctcctgattcctgcttataagcaaaaactaaagcaggaagcaccagtgactcggttaataaaaaagtggtcagatgacgcagatgctaagctacaggactgttttgctaggcacagactggaacatgttctgggattcttcagatagcattgaggagtacaccacatcagtcactggcttcatcaataagtgcatcgatgatgtcgtccccaaagtgaccgtacgtacataccccaaccagaagccatggattacaggcaacatccgcactgagctaaagggtagagctgccgctttcaaggagcgggactctaacccagacgcttataagaaatcccgctatgccctccgacgaaccatcaaacaggcaaagagtcaatacaggactaagattgaatcgtactaaaccggctctgatgctcgtcggatgtggcagggcttgaaaactattacagactacaaagggaagcacagccgcgagctgcccagtgacacaagcccaACAGACGAGCTAACCcatttctatgctcgcttcgaggcaggcaacactgaagcatgcatgagagcaccagctgttccggatgactatgtgatcacgctctccgtagctgatgtgagtaagacttttaagcaggtcaagattcacaaggccgcagggccagacggattaccaggacgtgtactccgagcatgtgctgaccaactggcaagtgtcttcaccaacattttcaacatgtccctgactgagtctgtaataccaacatgtttcaagcagaccaccatagtccccgtgcccaaggacactaagataacctgcctaaatgactaccgacccatagcactgacgtctgtagccatgaagtgctttgaaaggctggtcatggctcacatcaacaccattatcccagaaaccctagacccactccaatttgcatatcgccccaacagatccacagatgatacaatctctattgcactccacactgccctttcccacctggacaataggaacacctacgtgagaatgctattaattgactacagctcagcattcaacaccatagtgccctcaaagctcatcactaagctaaggatcctgggactaaacacctccctgtgcaactggatcctggacttcctgacgggccgcccccaggtggtgagggtaggtaacaacacatctgccacgctgatcctaaacacaggggcccctcaggggtgtgtgctcagtcccctcctgtactccctgttcacacatgactgcatggcccggcacgactccaacaccatcattaagtttgccgacgacacaacagtggtaggcctgatcaccgacaacgatgagacagcctatagggaggaggtcagaggcctggccgtgtggtgccaggataacaacctctccctcaacgtgaccaagacagaggagatgattgtggactacagggaaaaaaagaggactgagcacgcccccattctcatcgacggggctgtagtggaacaggttgagagcttcaagttccttggtgtccacatcaccaacgaactatcatggtccaaacacaccagtcgtgaagagggcacgacaaagcctattccccctcaggagactgaaaagatttggcatgggtcctcagatcctcaaaatgttctacagctgcaccatcgagagcatcctgactggttgcatcaccgcctggtatggcaactgctcggcctccgactgcaaggcactacagagggtagtgcgtacagcccagtacatcactggggccaagcttcctgccatccaggacctctataccaggcggtgtcagaggaaggccctcaaaattgtcaaagactccagccaccctagtcatagactgttctctctgctaccacacagcaagcggtaccggagcgccaagtctaggtccaaaaggcttctcaacagcttctacccccaagccataagactcctgaacagctaatcatggctacccggactatttgcactgccccccccaccccatccccctcttttacgctgctgatactctgtttattatttatgcatagtcactttaactctatccacatgtacatattacctcgactagccggtgcccccgcacattgactctgtaccggtacgcCCCTTTATACAGCCTcccttctgttattttattttacgtcATCTGGTCCTACCTCATAGCCGGGAAGGCCTTGGTCCGAGGAAAGGTGAGTGGGATGTAGGACTAGTACAGGTCAGATGTAGAAAGGTGAGTGGGAGTTGTAGTACAGCTCTGACTTCTCCAGATTAGGGACACAACTCTGGGTTCTAGTCGGAGCCTGTATGAGGACAGGGCCTGTATTAAGAAAGCGTCTcaagagtagaagtgctgatctaggatcaggtccttccTGTTcgtataatcttattcattatgatctaaaagacaCAACTGATGCTATATCAGCAATGTTACTCGGAGActgttgtgaatacaggcccagacTTGAGAACCTCAGGAGTGGAAGTTCCATCATGTCAGACCTCAGCTCAGGCTATAAATAACAACACCTGTTGCAtgttggaggctatggaaggactACGGAATAACACGTTATATATTGCTTCATAcctttccttctctttctctctgcagaGATGGctcctttcttttctctctgGGGTGAGAGGGATCCTCCtatctttccatctctctttctcggCTGAGTCTTCCTCCTCCACTTCTCTTTTGCTTGCTTGCCCTGTCTAACTGACGACTATGTATTCTCTTCAGTAAGTCTTTTATTTATGCCTTCATATACTTTCCCCTCCAAACAATGTGGTAAACTCCAGCATGTGCAGTTTGAGTCAGAATTCACAAAGGCAGTCTGTGACATTTTGACTGGCAATGGGTTACATATGAAGAGATTCTGTTATTAATTTATGTGTAATTACCTATGAAAATAAGGTGCCTTATTCGTTCTGACCTGGCAACCATGTTTCCAGGATGTCAAGCACGTCATTCACTTTGAATTGTAACATTGTATTTTTCTGTCTGTCAGGTGTCTAAGGATGAGAGGTGTCTCAGAGGAGGCTGACACCAACGGGACCAACGACAGGGGGGTTAAAATGGCTTTCTCTCCTAAGGCAGAGAACGGCACCAATGGCCACACCGTCACCACTAACAGCTGGCCACAGAAACACAGCAGCAGCAGGTGATAGAGAGGAGTCTGCTGTCTGATTCACACTATAGGGCCGAGCCGAGCCAGGTCAAATATGTCTGGCCTGGTTACGCTGCGCATCCACTATTTGTTGGAActgtgctggaaaggacaatatCTGAGCCAGTACTGTTCAGGTCAGCCCTATAGTGAGAATCAGGCATATCTGTGAGGCCTTTCCACTACTAGTTCATCCTATCCTAGATTACATCTTGAAGCGCTTTTCCAGCCTCATCCAGTTCCCTGGACGGTTTAAGACTCAGTTTCTTCATTCACCTGACTCTTTTTAATTTTTCTTCTTCAGAACTGACAATGATCATAGTACTTTTAAGAAGATCGGTAACTATGACAACAGACAATGGATGAGTAGACACACTGTGACCCAGAGAATCAAAACTGATTAAACAAATATTTGCATTTCCTGATGTCAAGTAGATCTGTAGATATTTGCAGTACCTTATGTGCATAGAATGTTTGTTAGTAGTCCCATTTTTTTTAATGTGATGCTGCAGTTTCTCTTCTCGCCCTGTTTTATTGGTCAGGTGGACTTGAGTTACTACTGTATATTTTAAGAATTAATTGTTCAGTtactttgtttttgtttgtttctgtTCTGTTTTGACTGTTTCTATATTATTAATATGAGACCAATGTTTATTGAATTGTTATGAATGTTTAATGTTTTAAAATGTCTTTGCCTCAATGTAATTGGTAAAAATGCATATGAATTTAATGTGAAGAAGCCAACACAATCCTCTTCAGTGGAGATCATCCATTGGTGTGTTGTGAGTGTTGAGTACAGAGACCAAAATAGATGTTTATTTGTGTAAGATGTTTTAATTCATATTAGAGATGTTTTTATTCATATTAATGGTTGTAACATAACTTTGAATATCCCACCACACAAACCGTGATTCAGTGTGTCCTGAGAGAGTTATGATAGGAGACAGATTTGACATTTAGTTTAAGCTGGAAGGGGTCAACTCATTTTTCagtcaactccagtcctctgccCACTCTCCTTTTAGCAGACAAAGGATGAAGTTGACAGCAAATGAAGAGTAGATTCTCCTTTACTCTTCTGGGCACACAAAACTTCCACACCCAAATACAGTTATCACATAAAAGTCCCATGGGAGGAACAGAAATGTCCATGATTTTGTGGACAAACTATCCAGTTCCAGTCCTCTATGGCTTGAGGGCTTCCACGTCTTGGTTTTCTGCCGCTACCTGCAGCTCTTTTTGCTTGTTCATGTAGCGGTATCCCCGCATGGTACACAGGTATCCCCCGTAGAGTGTCAACAGCATCATCGAGGCAGAAAACCCCCGGTATCCGAAGTCGGCGAGACGCTTTGCGGTGGTCAACATGGTGATGGTGTTCCTGGCGGAACCAAATACATGTGGGTCTCTGAGGAGGTTATCCAGCAACTACAAGTTGTAGTACAACGAAGAGTAGCTGGCTACATACATCTCCTTGTTTACATTTCAACAAAAAATTATAACACTATCAGATGTTAGTTAAAGACACAGGGTATCTGATGGaatttagctagccagctaggttagctagctaacaattggCTAGCTATCAAGGTTAGCAAGCTATTATCAACAAATGACATCAAAATTCTATGAATTTCCAGTTTCAGATTATTGCTATGTAAATTGCATTGTTGCTTACCTTTCTTGTAAAAGAGAACGATAGTCAGATTAATGATACCCCTCTCAATGTCAAcacacctagctagctaactttttcCGTAACTGAAAGCAATGGAGTCTTGCGAGGGTCAAAAGTCATTCGGTTCTTGAGTAATCAGTAGTGGGTGGAGCCGTATAGACGTTCTGTACATGTTTCCTAGGTCGGACGTATTTTGATGCTGCACACGTGAGAAGAACGATGGCAACATGTGGAGCAGAGAGTGACGTTCTGGATGAAAAAGATGATCCCGGTGCAGCGCCTTACGGCAATTTTATAAACTATTACACATTCAACCCACCAGAGAACCGTCTAAGCCTCATTCCCACCACACTTATTCAGGATTTGGGGTATGGCAAAGACAGCAGTGAAACCATATTGATGCTGGATGTCGGCTGCAATTCAGGGGTAAGTTAATGCTAgctaagttagccagctaacgctagctaagttagccagctaacgttagccacagaAAGATTTAATCATGTTAGCCATCCTTTACAAATTGATCTACCACCCACACAAGTTAAGTGAACAATCACTGAGTTTCATCATCGGTCATTGAATACTTTGAGTCAATTGTCTGACACTAATGAAGTATTTTTCTCATCTATCCATGTGTAATATATAACAGGAACTGACAGTGGCATTGTACAGACACCTCCAACAGAGGGTCCTATCTGAAGACGCTACAACACCACCCGACAGTGATCTTCAGCTCCTTGGCTTCGACCTGGACGAAACCCTGATCCTCCGTGCCCAACAGACCAACCCTTTCCCCCAGAGCATCTCGTTCATTCCCTTAGACATCACTGAGGATGCTGCTAGCCAGACCCAGCTACAGGACTACCTGAGACAACATGGCTGCTTCCGCTTCCACCTCTCCCTGTGCCTGGCTGTTACCATGTGGGTCCACCTGAACCATGGAGACGCTGCCCTGCTGGGGCTCCTCTCCCGGCTGGCATCCGTCAGCCAACACCTTCTCCTGGAGGCCCAGCCCTGGAAGTGCTACCGCTCAGCTGCCAGGAGGCTGAGGAAGCTAGGGCGGTCTGACTTTGACCACTTCAAGGAGTTAAAAATCAGAGGAGATGTGGCAGAACAAGCCAGGGAACACTTAGAGAAACACTGTGGGATGGCACTGATGCAGTGTTTTGGTAGTACCAGCTGGGATCGTAGATTGCTGCTCTTCAGGAGAAGCGAGACGGTAGACCTACATCTATCCCAGTAGATAAAGTGACTGGACTTGTAGTATCTGTTATAATGATTGTCATAAAGGAGTCATCTGAAAACCTTTGAAAATGTCTTCCTTGACAATGAAGTGACAAGGTCCTCAGGAAATGTGTATGTGCAGGGAAGGAACTCCAGATTCTGAGTCTTTAAGCACAGTGAAGGACCAGTATTTCGATTGAACACTAGGAGGCAATAATACTATTTTGTTACTACTTGTAATACCACCATACCTAGTGCATGCTTTCAGCTATACATTTAACTGATCTTGCTCTATTTTCTTCTTCATAGTGGGTATGTTTTGGCTAACAGTTATTAATCAACAATGTGtgaatatatgtgtgtatgtctctctgaGAAAT from Coregonus clupeaformis isolate EN_2021a chromosome 12, ASM2061545v1, whole genome shotgun sequence includes:
- the LOC121577945 gene encoding cytochrome c oxidase assembly protein COX14 encodes the protein MLTTAKRLADFGYRGFSASMMLLTLYGGYLCTMRGYRYMNKQKELQVAAENQDVEALKP
- the LOC121577943 gene encoding pre-miRNA 5'-monophosphate methyltransferase translates to MATCGAESDVLDEKDDPGAAPYGNFINYYTFNPPENRLSLIPTTLIQDLGYGKDSSETILMLDVGCNSGELTVALYRHLQQRVLSEDATTPPDSDLQLLGFDLDETLILRAQQTNPFPQSISFIPLDITEDAASQTQLQDYLRQHGCFRFHLSLCLAVTMWVHLNHGDAALLGLLSRLASVSQHLLLEAQPWKCYRSAARRLRKLGRSDFDHFKELKIRGDVAEQAREHLEKHCGMALMQCFGSTSWDRRLLLFRRSETVDLHLSQ